In Oscillospiraceae bacterium, the genomic window CCGAAAGAACTTGCTTAAAGAACGTCTGCGTGATAAAATCATAAGGAAAAGGGGAATTTGCTTACATATGTCAGGAGGTGATATGGATGAAAATTCTGGTCGTAGACGACGGACAGCTTGCGATCAATTCTCTGATCCGTATCTTGTGCAGAGTGGCACCGGATTGCGATTATATCAGTGCGATGACCACAGACGATGCGTTGACCTGGCTGCGTCAGGGTCCGATGGATGCAGCTTTTTTGAATCTGGAGATGCCGGGGATGAACGGCCTCGCCCTGGCTCGCATGATCCAGAAGATCCAACCGCGCTGCAATCTGATCGTGGTGACGGAACACCCTGAGTATGCGCTGGAAGCCCTGCAGATCTTTGTCAGCGGCTTCCTGCTCAAACCGGCTAACGAGGCTGATGTGCGCAATGTGCTGGAAAATCTGCGGTATCCGGCCGAGGATGTGCCTGCGGGCGTCAAGGTGCAGTGCTTTGGCAACTTTGAAGTGTTCGTGGGTGGGCGTCCGCTCTCGTTCAAGCGCAGCAAGAGCAAGGAGCTGCTGGCCTATCTGGTGGACCGCAACGGTGCCACCTGCACCAACGGCGAGATGCTGGCCGTGCTCTGGGAGGACAAGCCCGACACGGCGTCCCTGCACAGCCATCTGCGCAATCTGATCTTTGACC contains:
- a CDS encoding response regulator, with protein sequence MKILVVDDGQLAINSLIRILCRVAPDCDYISAMTTDDALTWLRQGPMDAAFLNLEMPGMNGLALARMIQKIQPRCNLIVVTEHPEYALEALQIFVSGFLLKPANEADVRNVLENLRYPAEDVPAGVKVQCFGNFEVFVGGRPLSFKRSKSKELLAYLVDRNGATCTNGEMLAVLWEDKPDTASLHSHLRNLIFDLSHTLEDAGVRGLLVRGRSTLAIDTSKVECDYYNFLRGDRSTISSYRGEYMTQYSWAEVTRSALRQQAAASQKGGLPSYYVPPSGF